A window of Metabacillus sp. B2-18 contains these coding sequences:
- the rplL gene encoding 50S ribosomal protein L7/L12, translated as MTQEQIIEAVKNMTVLELNDLVKAIEEEFGVTAAAPVAVAAAGGEAAAEQTEFDVVLASAGGQKIKVIKVVREATGLGLKEAKELVDNAPKPLKEGVSKEEAEELKAKLEEVGASVEVK; from the coding sequence ATGACTCAAGAACAAATCATTGAAGCAGTTAAAAATATGACTGTTTTAGAATTAAACGACTTAGTTAAAGCAATCGAAGAAGAGTTTGGTGTAACTGCTGCGGCTCCTGTAGCTGTTGCTGCTGCTGGTGGCGAAGCTGCTGCTGAGCAAACTGAATTTGACGTAGTACTTGCAAGTGCTGGCGGACAAAAAATCAAGGTTATCAAAGTTGTACGTGAAGCTACTGGCTTAGGCTTAAAAGAAGCTAAAGAATTAGTAGATAACGCTCCAAAACCACTTAAAGAAGGCGTTTCTAAAGAAGAAGCTGAAGAATTAAAAGCTAAACTTGAAGAAGTTGGAGCTTCTGTAGAAGTTAAGTAA
- the rplA gene encoding 50S ribosomal protein L1 has product MAKKGKKFLEAAKLVDRSNFYSVQEAVELVKKTSIAKFDATVEVAFRLGVDPKKADQQIRGAVVLPNGTGKTQRVLVFAKGEKAKEAEAAGADYVGDADYINKIQQGWFEFDVIVATPDMMGEVGKLGRVLGPKGLMPNPKTGTVTFDVTKAVNEIKAGKVEYRLDKAGIIHVPIGKVSFEDSKLVENFTTVYETLLKAKPSAAKGTYMKSVNATSTMGPGVKVDSSSFAVK; this is encoded by the coding sequence ATGGCTAAAAAAGGTAAAAAGTTTTTAGAAGCTGCTAAATTAGTAGATCGTTCAAATTTCTACTCTGTACAAGAAGCAGTAGAACTAGTTAAAAAGACTAGCATCGCAAAATTTGATGCAACTGTAGAAGTTGCTTTCCGTTTAGGCGTAGACCCTAAGAAAGCTGACCAACAAATCCGTGGAGCAGTAGTACTTCCAAATGGTACTGGTAAAACTCAACGTGTATTAGTATTTGCTAAAGGTGAAAAAGCGAAAGAAGCTGAAGCAGCAGGTGCTGATTATGTTGGTGATGCAGACTACATCAACAAAATCCAACAAGGTTGGTTTGAGTTTGACGTAATCGTTGCAACTCCAGACATGATGGGTGAAGTTGGTAAATTAGGACGTGTATTAGGACCAAAAGGTTTAATGCCAAACCCTAAAACTGGAACAGTTACATTTGATGTAACAAAAGCTGTTAATGAAATCAAAGCTGGTAAAGTTGAATACCGTCTTGATAAAGCTGGTATTATCCATGTTCCTATCGGAAAAGTATCATTTGAAGATAGCAAACTTGTAGAGAACTTTACAACAGTTTATGAAACATTATTAAAAGCTAAGCCTTCTGCAGCAAAAGGTACTTATATGAAGAGCGTAAATGCTACTTCTACTATGGGACCTGGTGTGAAGGTAGATTCTTCAAGTTTCGCTGTAAAATAA
- the rplJ gene encoding 50S ribosomal protein L10 produces the protein MSAIIEQKKQIVDEISTKFRESKSTIVVDYRGLTVSEVTELRKQLREAGIDFKVYKNTMTRRAVEQAELTGLNDVLTGPNAIAFSNDDVVAPAKILNDFAKKHEALEIKAGVIEGNVASVEEVKALAELPSREGLLSMLLSVLQAPIRNFALATKAVAEQKEEQGA, from the coding sequence ATGAGCGCAATTATCGAACAAAAGAAACAGATCGTAGATGAAATTTCTACTAAGTTCCGTGAAAGTAAATCTACTATCGTTGTTGATTACCGCGGATTAACTGTAAGTGAAGTTACTGAATTACGTAAGCAATTACGTGAAGCAGGAATCGACTTCAAAGTTTACAAAAACACAATGACTCGTCGTGCTGTTGAGCAAGCTGAGCTTACTGGTCTTAATGATGTATTAACAGGACCTAACGCAATTGCATTCAGTAATGATGATGTTGTAGCTCCGGCTAAAATTTTAAATGACTTCGCTAAAAAACACGAAGCTCTTGAAATCAAAGCTGGTGTAATCGAAGGTAATGTTGCTAGTGTTGAAGAAGTTAAAGCTCTTGCTGAACTTCCATCACGCGAAGGTTTACTTTCTATGTTGCTTAGCGTACTTCAAGCTCCTATCCGTAACTTTGCTCTTGCTACTAAAGCAGTTGCAGAACAAAAAGAAGAACAAGGTGCTTAA
- the rplK gene encoding 50S ribosomal protein L11 has translation MAKKVIKIVKLQIPAAKANPAPPVGPALGQAGVNIMGFCKEFNARTAEQAGLIIPVEITVFEDRSFTFITKTPPAAVLLKKAAGIESGSGEPNRNKVATVKRDKVREIAETKMPDLNAASVESAMRMVEGTARSMGIVIED, from the coding sequence GTGGCTAAAAAAGTAATTAAAATTGTAAAATTGCAAATTCCTGCAGCTAAAGCTAATCCAGCTCCACCAGTTGGTCCTGCATTAGGTCAAGCTGGTGTTAATATCATGGGATTCTGTAAAGAGTTCAACGCTCGTACGGCTGAACAAGCTGGATTAATCATTCCAGTTGAAATCACAGTATTCGAGGATCGTTCATTTACATTTATTACGAAAACTCCTCCTGCTGCTGTATTACTTAAGAAAGCAGCTGGAATTGAGTCTGGTTCTGGTGAACCAAACCGTAATAAAGTAGCGACTGTTAAGCGTGACAAGGTACGTGAAATCGCTGAAACAAAAATGCCTGACTTAAACGCAGCTAGTGTTGAGTCAGCAATGCGTATGGTAGAAGGTACTGCACGTAGCATGGGTATCGTTATCGAAGACTAA
- a CDS encoding class I SAM-dependent methyltransferase, protein MSNHYYSEKPTVESERKTWTFQLKDFLFTFQSDRGVFSKNEVDFGSRLLIETFLPPDVSGDYLDVGCGYGPIGLSLAKSFNKKVDMIDINERAIELAKDNAALNKVENVNIFQSNQFENISEDRKYAAVLTNPPIRAGKQVVHSIFEKSFEHLEHEGELWIVIQKKQGAPSAMDKLNEMFNEVEVVEKKKGYYIIKAKKS, encoded by the coding sequence ATGAGTAATCATTATTATTCTGAGAAGCCAACTGTTGAAAGTGAGCGTAAAACATGGACATTTCAATTAAAGGATTTTCTTTTTACATTTCAAAGTGACCGTGGAGTGTTTTCAAAAAATGAAGTAGATTTTGGTTCCCGCCTTTTAATAGAAACGTTTTTACCACCGGATGTAAGTGGTGATTATCTAGATGTTGGTTGTGGGTATGGGCCTATTGGGTTGTCTCTTGCAAAGAGTTTTAACAAAAAAGTAGACATGATCGATATTAATGAACGGGCAATAGAGTTAGCAAAGGATAATGCTGCTCTTAACAAAGTGGAGAATGTAAATATATTTCAAAGTAATCAATTTGAAAACATTAGTGAAGATCGGAAATATGCCGCTGTTTTAACAAATCCACCAATTCGAGCAGGGAAGCAAGTTGTTCACTCTATTTTTGAAAAAAGCTTCGAACATCTTGAGCATGAGGGTGAGTTGTGGATTGTTATACAAAAAAAACAGGGAGCACCGTCAGCGATGGATAAACTAAATGAAATGTTTAATGAAGTGGAAGTTGTGGAAAAGAAAAAAGGCTATTATATCATAAAAGCAAAAAAGAGTTGA